In Granulicella mallensis MP5ACTX8, the sequence CATAGGTCTCGTGGTGTCGACCTTTCTAAGCGTGCTGCACGTGCTGTTGGAGTTTCCGCTGAATTGGCACACACTACGGTTTCTGGCTCTTCGATGGCGTGGGGAACGTGTGGAGACTGCGACCGGTAGCCGGACGCAGCTTCAGGTTCCTCTTTAGGGTGTGTCATCAAACTTCGTTCTAGGTTTCTTGCTTTGAAGGGGCGGGGCTTCAGCCCCGCCGTAGGAACAAAGCAAGAGTCTAAGTTCACCCCTATAGGGACTAATTAATCCCGAATACGCTTCTTGACCTCAACGCTGAGCCGCTTGATCTTCTGGTTCAGGGTTGAGAGGGGAATCCGGAAGTACTCCGCTGCTTCTGTCTGGTTCCAGTTGCAGCGCTCAAGACGGTCGGCGATGATGCGCCGTTCAATCTCTTCCATGACATCGAACAGGGAGGCATCAGGCTTCTGTTCCAGCAGGCTCGTCGAGTAACTGGTCCCGCGAAGTTGTGCGGGCAGAAGTTCGGGCGTGATCTCCGTGCTGCTGGAGAGTACAACGCCGCGCTCCATCGCATTCTCCAGTTCGCGCACATTGCCGGGCCACTCGTAGTCCATCATGACGCGCAACGCTTCCGAAGAAAGAATGCGCGCGGGGAAACCGTTTTCTTCCGCGTAGAACTTTAGATAGTGCGCCGCAAGCAAGGGAATGTCTTCTTTCCGAGCGCGAAGCGGCGGCAGTTCGAGGCAGATGACATTCAGGCGGTAGAAGAGGTCTTCGCGAAAGCGGCCTTCTTTGACGGCGTTCTGAAGGTTCACATTCGTAGCCGCGACGATGCGGACATCCACCTGGATCTCATGCGTTCCACCCAGATGCATGAAGCGGCGATCCTGGAGCACGCGCAACAGCTTGGCCTGCATGTCCATGCTCATGGTGCCGATCTCGTCGAGGAAGAGTGTTCCACCATCGGCGACTTCGAAGAGACCCTTCTTCGCGGCGACCGCTGAGGTAAACGCTCCGCGCTCATGGCCGAACAGCGTCGACTCAAGAAGATCCGACGGTACTGAGCCCGTGTTGACAGGGATGAAGGCGTGGTCGCGGCGGGGCGAGTTCGCATGGATGGCTTTGGCTATGAGTTCCTTGCCGGTGCCGCTTTCGCCCTGGATCAGCACGGTCGAACGGCTGGGAGCTACCTGGGCCACCATGTCGAAGAGCCGCAACATGACGTCGCTTTTGCCGACGATATTGTGGAAGGAGTAGCGCTGCTTGAGCGTGCGCTTGAGCTGCACAACCTCCTGCTCGGCGAGGTTGCGGCCGATCGCCGCACGAATGTCGGCCAGAAGCTTTTCATTGTCCCAGGGCTTCTGAACGAAGTTGGAAGCGCCGGCGCGGATGGCATCCACGACGTTCCCAACGGTGCCATAGGCCGTAATCATGATGACCGGAAGATCCGGCACGAGAGACTTGATGCGTGGCAGCAGGTCGATGCCGCTATCGCCCGGCAGAGCTAAATCCAGCAGTAGTAAATCGTAGTGGTGACGCCCCAGGAGATCGAGCCCTGAAGATCCATCCACGGCCATCTCAACCGTAAAGCCTTCCAGCATCAGCAGGGTTTCGAGGGAGTCACGAATACCGGCTTCGTCGTCGATGATGAGGATCCGCTGACTACGCGCACTGCCTCCTGCCTGGGATGAATCGGGTGCGTTTCGTTCTGTTACAGCGGTATTAGACATGTACTACCTTTCCTTCCAAACCAGCCGCGGTGCTGGAGTCACTGGGACGCGGACGCTCATTCTCGATAGCGGGGAACAACAGTCTGAAGGCCGTGCCCTCGCCGACTGTGCTGCTCGCCTCGATCGTTCCGCCATGCTCCTGCACGATGCCATAGGTCACTGCAAGCCCAAGCCCCGTGCCTTTGCGCTGGCCTTCTTTCGGATTGCTCTTGGTGGTGAAGAACGGATCGTAGATCTTGCGCAGTACCTCCGGCGGCATTCCAGGGCCGTCGTCCTCGAAGAGGATCTCTACACTATCTGACGTTCGCGAGGTCGAAATCTTGATACGTCCCGAGCCCTTGTCCTGCAAGGCGTCCTTGGCATTCATCATCATGTTGACCGCAACCTGCTGCAGCTTGCCCAGGTTGCCGGAGATCGCTGGCAGCTGCGGGTCCAGGTGCATCTCCACGGCGACGCGGCCGGAGCGCAGCTGATGCTCTAACAACAGAGCTGTATCGCGCAGCATCGCATTGACATCCACCCGCGCAAAGTCCACGGTGCCCATGCGTGCGAAGTTCAGCAGGCCATTCACGATCTCCGAGGCACGGAAGGTCTGTTGCGTAATCTTTTCGAGTACGGGCTGCAGGCGCGCATGATTGGCTTCGTCACCGCGAAGCTGCTTGCCGAGCATCTGGGTATAGCTGGAGATCACAGCCAGAGGTGTGTTGACTTCGTGCGCAACGCCGGCAGCCAGCAGGCCGATGGAAGACAGTTTCTCCGACTGCGTGAGCTGCTTCTCCATGTTGATAGAGTCGGTGATGTCATCGATGATGATGATGCGTCCCACCGCGCGGAAGTCGCGGTTGAGCAGTGGCGCGATGGTGATGTTCGCTGTGCGGGACTCGCCCGTCGGTGTCGGGAGCCGAAACTTGTAGAGCGTACAGAGACCCTGTTCGGCGCGCAGGCGGTCGAACTCCTGCAGGAACTCGGCAGGGAAGACTTCGTTCAAAGGACGGCGCAGGGCTTCGGCACGCGGCGTGGCGTACATGACCTCCATCTGCGCGTTCCAGCTCTCGATCCGGTCCTCAAGATCGACCGCGAACACACCGATGTTGATCGACTCGACGATGTTTTCGTTGAAGTCGCGCAGCCGCTCGAAGTCGAAGATCTTCTGTTCCAGCCGGCGATAAAGTTGCGCGTTCTGGATGGCGATACCGATATAGCTGGCGAGCGATTCGAGCAGTTCGACGTCTTCGCTGGAGAGGAAGTCGCCTTCGCCCGTGCGGCCCAGTCCGAGTACTGCGATGGTGCTGAGACCACCACCTTCATGCCTGGCTACGCGACAGGGAACATAGTAGTTGAGATCGAGTGTTGCCACGGTCTGCCGTTGAGGCTCGGGCAGTCGAAGCGCTGCCTGGGGGCTCTCGAAGAAGATGTGGTTATCGGCATCGCGGCGGTCGAAGTCCAGGAAGCCAAGATCGAAGCGATCGCTGGTATCGCTGATCGCCTTGGACAGGCCATGCGATGCGATCAGTTTGAAGTGCGTACGCTGTCCGGGCAGCTCATCATCGGCCAGGAATACGGCGACCCTCGTCAGCAGCAGGGTCTGGGGCAGGCGCTCGACGATAGAGCCGACCAGCGCGCCAAGATCTGTCTGGGCGTTCAGCTCGCGGCCAAACTCCACCAGCGTTTCGCGGTAGTCGAGACGCTTCTGGTCGAAGACACGGTCGACCCGTGCCTGAATGGCACGCTTCAAGGGATCGAAGAGGAGTGCTGCTGCAATGATGGCGGCCACCAGGCCCCATTCGCGAAGGCCCGGCGGCAGCCGGTCAGCCGCCATGGCCGATGCCATCTTGGCCGTGAGCCCAACGACTCCGAAGTAAAGTCCGACCAGGGCCGCGGTCGCCAGCGTGTATGTGACACCACGCTTGAAGATCAGGTCGACGTCCATCAGGCGGTAACGCACAATCGCCCAACTGAACGTCAGTGGCAGCAGAATGATCGACAGTAGCGCTACCTTCGTCAGCGCGCCAGGAACGTTCGCATCGAGCAGGAGCGGAATGACGTAAAAAGCAGTGAACGGAAACACTGTCATCAGCGTTCCGCGCGAGAGCCATTTCAGCTGTTGCCGTTGCAGGGGCTGCTGCTCGCGGCGATAGCGTATCCAGAAGACGAGCGCGGCAATGATGTAATAGGCCGCGAGGTACGCATAATCGATCTGATCCAGCCGATGTTGCAGGCGTCCAGTGCTTGACCAGAGATGGAACGAAAGAAAACGCAGCACCAGCAGGGCTGCTCCAGGCAGATAAAGCAGCGAGTAGAAAAACCGCCACGTTTTCTGCCGGGAACCCTCTCCTGTAAAGCTCACGGCAAAGTGCAGAAAGAGGGCCGGTTGCACAGCCATCGCCAGAATGTTGGCCCACAGAATGACCTGATCCAGGCCATCCAGCACTCCGGAGTAATGAAAGGCATAGAGGATGAAGGAGTCGAGGCAGAAGACATAAAAGTGCATCGACTTCGGCGCTGTCCAGCGCCGTAAGAGGACATAGAGGCCGATCGCCAGATAGACCAGTGCGATGAGCCGCTGCACATAGTGATCTGTGCGGTCGGTCGGTTCGAGGTAAACGACGGCAGCGATCTCCCGAACCATCGGCCTGCCGTTGCTAACAGTGTTTCTCAGCAGCGAATAGCTTGCATGGGACCAGACGCCACTGCGTTCAATCTCTCGCTCGAAAGATGAAAGCTTGAGCATCGGAACAGACTCTCGTTCGGAGGGGCGTTCCAGGGGCATCGGGACGTCTCCTCCGAAAGCCACATCTCCGTGCCGGATAGCGGTCAGCACATCGCCTGTGCGAATGCCCGCACGGTACGCCGGGGTATCCTTGGGAACGATGTAGGCGCGCAGACCACCTTCCGTTTCAGCCCAGTGAACACCGTCGGTAGGTGCGGCGTAGGAACTCTCCTGCATCAAGTTGGCAATCGACAGCCCGAACGCGGCGAGTGTAACAACCGCGAGCAGAATGGCCAACAGACGAGTTTGAGACCCAGTTTTCACACGAATACTCTTTTAGAGACGATGTCCCCAGTGGACTGAGAGCAACCCAGGGGCCAAAGGCCTTTTTGTTGCAATTGCGGGTACTTACAAGGTTTAGGGAGAACGTTATGCTTGGATTCATAGGCAAATACGGTTTTCTGGAGGCCTAAGTTCCATCTCTTCTTCTATTTTGCCGTATCCCGTGTGATTCCGCACGGACTTTAAACAGTTGTCACGGACGCGTTATTCGACGTGGTATTCGTTCCGATATCCTGATTTTTAGGAAGTCGTTGCAGTTGAAACCCAATGGGGCAAGGATTGTTACAAACGCTTGAACTTACCAGTTTCGGACAGCCCATTGCAGAGGCTGCTTCTCTCGGAGAGAAGTTCTGCTCAATAGGCTGCAAATAAAGATGTTAGGGTAGCCACCCACCTGCCTGGCGAAGAGGGAAT encodes:
- a CDS encoding sigma-54-dependent transcriptional regulator; protein product: MSNTAVTERNAPDSSQAGGSARSQRILIIDDEAGIRDSLETLLMLEGFTVEMAVDGSSGLDLLGRHHYDLLLLDLALPGDSGIDLLPRIKSLVPDLPVIMITAYGTVGNVVDAIRAGASNFVQKPWDNEKLLADIRAAIGRNLAEQEVVQLKRTLKQRYSFHNIVGKSDVMLRLFDMVAQVAPSRSTVLIQGESGTGKELIAKAIHANSPRRDHAFIPVNTGSVPSDLLESTLFGHERGAFTSAVAAKKGLFEVADGGTLFLDEIGTMSMDMQAKLLRVLQDRRFMHLGGTHEIQVDVRIVAATNVNLQNAVKEGRFREDLFYRLNVICLELPPLRARKEDIPLLAAHYLKFYAEENGFPARILSSEALRVMMDYEWPGNVRELENAMERGVVLSSSTEITPELLPAQLRGTSYSTSLLEQKPDASLFDVMEEIERRIIADRLERCNWNQTEAAEYFRIPLSTLNQKIKRLSVEVKKRIRD
- a CDS encoding ATP-binding protein; protein product: MKTGSQTRLLAILLAVVTLAAFGLSIANLMQESSYAAPTDGVHWAETEGGLRAYIVPKDTPAYRAGIRTGDVLTAIRHGDVAFGGDVPMPLERPSERESVPMLKLSSFEREIERSGVWSHASYSLLRNTVSNGRPMVREIAAVVYLEPTDRTDHYVQRLIALVYLAIGLYVLLRRWTAPKSMHFYVFCLDSFILYAFHYSGVLDGLDQVILWANILAMAVQPALFLHFAVSFTGEGSRQKTWRFFYSLLYLPGAALLVLRFLSFHLWSSTGRLQHRLDQIDYAYLAAYYIIAALVFWIRYRREQQPLQRQQLKWLSRGTLMTVFPFTAFYVIPLLLDANVPGALTKVALLSIILLPLTFSWAIVRYRLMDVDLIFKRGVTYTLATAALVGLYFGVVGLTAKMASAMAADRLPPGLREWGLVAAIIAAALLFDPLKRAIQARVDRVFDQKRLDYRETLVEFGRELNAQTDLGALVGSIVERLPQTLLLTRVAVFLADDELPGQRTHFKLIASHGLSKAISDTSDRFDLGFLDFDRRDADNHIFFESPQAALRLPEPQRQTVATLDLNYYVPCRVARHEGGGLSTIAVLGLGRTGEGDFLSSEDVELLESLASYIGIAIQNAQLYRRLEQKIFDFERLRDFNENIVESINIGVFAVDLEDRIESWNAQMEVMYATPRAEALRRPLNEVFPAEFLQEFDRLRAEQGLCTLYKFRLPTPTGESRTANITIAPLLNRDFRAVGRIIIIDDITDSINMEKQLTQSEKLSSIGLLAAGVAHEVNTPLAVISSYTQMLGKQLRGDEANHARLQPVLEKITQQTFRASEIVNGLLNFARMGTVDFARVDVNAMLRDTALLLEHQLRSGRVAVEMHLDPQLPAISGNLGKLQQVAVNMMMNAKDALQDKGSGRIKISTSRTSDSVEILFEDDGPGMPPEVLRKIYDPFFTTKSNPKEGQRKGTGLGLAVTYGIVQEHGGTIEASSTVGEGTAFRLLFPAIENERPRPSDSSTAAGLEGKVVHV